A genomic window from Camelina sativa cultivar DH55 chromosome 2, Cs, whole genome shotgun sequence includes:
- the LOC104748719 gene encoding uncharacterized protein LOC104748719, with the protein MAVIKKNWEFQWGEEQDRALKELKRQLTQAPLLTLPDFTKTFEVECDTSGLGISAVLTQVGKPVAYFSEKLSGAALNYPTYDKELYTLVRAMEVWQHYLLAREFVIHTDHKTLKHLRGQTNLKRRHAKWLEFIESFPYVIKYKKGKENVVADALSRRHALITTMDAQRLCIPIGSIRELLVREAHCGGLSGHFGITKMLAVLQEHFYWSKMRSMVEKQCGCCVVCRASKSTTHLHGLYMPLPVSTAPWIDLFMDFILSLPLLAHKDNIMVVVDWFLKMVHFIPCNKNNEAVQLANLFFSQVIRLHGLPCTIISD; encoded by the exons ATGGCCGTAATCAAAAAGAATTGGGAGTTCCAATGGGGAGAGGAACAAGATCGAGCGTTGAAGGAGCTCAAAAGGCAACTCACTCAAGCCCCTCTGCTCACCTTGCCTGATTTCACCAAGACGTTTGAAGTGGAGTGCGACACGTCGGGTTTAGGCATCAGTGCGGTTCTCACTCAAGTAGGCAAACCGGTGGCCTACTTCAGCGAGAAGCTTAGTGGCGCCGCACTTAACTATCCCACCTATGACAAGGAGCTCTACACCCTCGTCCGCGCTATGGAGGTTTGGCAGCACTACCTGTTGGCCCGAGAGTTCGTGATTCACACCGATCACAAAACGTTGAAACATTTGCGCGGCCAGACCAACCTCAAGAGACGTCACGCCAAGTGGCTCGAGTTCATCGAGTCATTCCCATATGTGATCAAATACAAGAAGGGAAAGGAGAACGTTGTAGCCGACGCTTTGTCAAGGAGGCACGCTTTGATCACTACAATGGACGCACAA CGTCTTTGCATTCCCATCGGATCCATACGCGAGTTGTTAGTCCGAGAAGCTCACTGTGGAGGCTTGTCTGGTCATTTCGGCATCACTAAGATGCTAGCCGTGCTTCAAGAGCATTTCTACTGGTCAAAGATGCGTAGCATGGTCGAGAAACAGTGTGGATGTTGCGTGGTTTGTCGAGCCTCGAAGTCGACAACTCACCTTCACGGCCTCTACATGCCTCTACCAGTGTCTACAGCGCCTTGGATCGACTTGTTTATGGATTTCATCCTCAGCCTACCTCTCCTAGCACATAAGGATAACATTATGGTTGTGGTGGACTGGTTCTTGAAAATGGTGCACTTCATACCGTGCAACAAGAACAACGAAGCCGTGCAACTCGCGAATCTCTTCTTCAGTCAAGTGATCAGGCTTCACGGTTTACCATGCACCATCATCTCCGACTGA